TGGAGTTCCCACGGGCCTTTGCGCAGTCGCAAATGGCGGTCTCCAGCGTAGAGGAGAAAATAGCCCGCCAGACACGCCACAAAAAGCAGGGTCAACCGCCGTCCGAGGCTTGCTTCAGCGACTGGTTTGGCGAGGGTCGGGTCAGTCATGGGACCTGCCCCTTGGCAGATCGGGCGGTCCGGGTCAAGACCAAGCCCTCCACACGACGTTGCCCGCGAAAAGCGTGATCATGGCCACGGAGCAGGCAAACTTGCCGACCGCCCCCGCCAGCAATCCAAGCGCCGCGCCCAGCCCCGCCCGGCTGGCTTCCTTCCATTCGCGGCCCGCAAACATTTCAAAAACGACGGCGCCAATGAACGGCCCGAGCAAGATCCCCGGCACACTGAAAAACAATCCAATCAGCCCGCCCACTCCTGCTCCCAGAGCGCCTTTCCAGGTCGCGCCCAATTTTTTGGCTCCTAAGAAACCGGCGCCCAGATCCAAGGCGATGGAGGCGGCCATGAGCACGCCCAGGATCACCAGAACCCAGGTCGTGGCGCTCGCCGAACCGAACCACAGGCGGTGGGCCAGGGCGGCGGCGAACACCAGCGGCGTGCCCGGAAGCGCCGGCAGCACGCAGCCCAGCAGCCCCACTCCCATGATCCCCAGCGTCAAAGCCAATCCCAACCATTGATCCCAGCTCATGGCCTCAGCTTAATCGATTCCGGTTTTCCCGCAACCTCGCGAGGACGTTTCCGAGATCCGCGGGCCAGGGCGCGGAGAACTTCATGCTGCGTTGCGTGGCGGGATGCGTGAAGGAAATCTCCAAGGCGTGGAGCATCTGCCGGTTCACTTCAATACCCGTGGCTTCCGTGAAGCGTTGGTGCTGCCGCTTGCCATAGACCTCGTCGCCGACGAGGGGATATCCGAGGTGCTGAAAATGAACCCGGATTTGATGCGTGCGTCCGGTGAAAAGTTGAACTCTCACGAGGGTGGCGGAACGGAATCGTTCGACCACTTCGTAACCGGTGCGGGCTTCCCGGCCTTCCCCGATCGCCACCGCCATGCGCTTCCGATGCGAGACGTGACGGGCGATGGCGGCACGGATTTCACCCGCATCTTTCACCACGTCACCACACACCAAGGCGAGGTAATACTTGCGGACGGTTCGCTCGGCAAATTGACGGGCCAGATGGATGTGCGTGAGGTCGTCCTTGGCCACAATCAGGCAACCCGACGTTTCGAGGTCCAGCCGGTGCACGATACCCGGACGCGCCACGCCGCCGATGCCACTCAGTTTGCCTTCACAATAATGGAGCAAGGCGTTGACGAGCGTGTGCTCGTCGTGTCCCGCCGAGGGATGCACCGCGATGCCGGCGGACTTGTTGAGCACAATCAGGTGCTCGTCTTCGAAAAGAATTTCCAGGGGGATGGCTTGGGGCTGGGCCACCGCAGGGCGCGGGGCTGGCCAGGAAATCTCGACTTGGTCTCCGGCACGAGGGCTATAGGTGGGTTTCACCGGAGCACCGTTGACGCGAAGGTGCCCTTCCTGAATCAGCCGCCGCACCGTTCCTCGCGACACCGAGGGCAGATGTTCGCGCAAGGCCTGATCGAGCCTCCCGCCCGGCAAGGACTTCGGCCATTCGATCCGAGTGAAAGTGGGCTCACTTTCAGCCATGCTTCGGTTCCGCTGGGACACCTTCCGAGGGGGCTCGTCGGCGCCAGGTCCAGAGCGCCGTGCCGGCGATGAAAATCGCGACGCTGACCCACTGGCCCGGCTTAAGACCGGCGACTAGCAATCGCTCCGCGTAGTCTCCCCGATAAACTTCGACCACAGCGCGCAGCACGGCATACGCCATCAGGTATTCACCGAAAATCTGGCCCGCAAACTGGCGATGCCGAAAACGCCAGGACAGCACGGCGAAGAGAGCCAGGTTCAACCCCATTTCGTAAATCTGCGTCGGATGCACCCCCACCCCTTTGGTCCAGTGATCGGCGGGAAAATGAATTCTCCACGGCACATCGGTGGGGCGGCCGTAGCAACAGCCCGTCATCAGGCAACCTCCCCGCCCGAAACTGTGACCCAGCGCGATACTCGGAGCCAGCGCGTCCGCGAGGTTCCAAAGCGGCAATCGGCGGCGCCGCGCGAAAATTGCCACCGCCAGGGAAGCTCCCAACAAGCCACCATAAAAGACGAGTCCACCCGAGCGAAGATTGAAAATTTCCGTCCAAGGCCCGCCAGCGAATTCCTCTTTCCAGTAGGTGGCCACATACCAGCCGCGGGCTCCGGCCAGCGTTCCGATCAAGATCCAGAAGCTAGCCTCCTGGACAAGGTCCGGCGACAGCCCGATGCGTGCAGCCCGCCGTGCCGCTGTCCAGAGCCCCGCCACGAGCCCGGCGGCCATGAGCAGCCCGTACCAGTGGATGGGGAAGCCGGCAATTTCGAAGGCGATGGGATGCATCGGGGGCGGAAAATAGCCCGGGAGCGTTCCCCTGTCACGACCACAACGGAATCCCTCGTCCCCGACCCGTGGTCGAGCAGACTTGTGTTTCGGGATCGATCCGTTGTCCTTTTCTCGCCGCCTCAGATCGTCGGATACTCAGAGCACCAACCTCCGCACCATCGATCGCCAATGGAGTTCCATGGGAACAGACATCTCGGAGACCATCTGGGGGTGAGGCATTTTGCTGTTCCTCACGCAAAGGGCGCAAAGGACGCAGAGGGCGGAGCGAAGTTCTATCGGAGCACTCGTAGGCCTGTCACGTCCTTGGGCCAAGAGTGAAAGGTTTTCAGGGAGCCACGAAGGCACGGAAATGGGGAAGCATGCTTGAACCGGTGACCCCGTGGGCGAGACAGGCTTCGGAAACTTTCTCTCCGTGTCTCTGTGCCTCTGTGAGAGCCATCCGTCCTCGTGGTGTGACCGAAGAGAGCTCCCTGAGGACAGACGTCTCGGAGACTATCTGCCGAATGGGGGGGCCAGGTTTAAGGCTGATCTTTATGGCGCCCAGGTTGCGCACTCTTGCCGCAACGATAGCCTCTTTATTTCACGACCATGCTGGTGAAGGGTGGCACGTAGGCTTGCAGGGTGACGAGCAAGCCCACCAATGCAGCCAGGGCAATGCTATGAAAAAACACATAGCGCAGGATCGCGCCTTCGTGTCCGTACCAATTCGTCGCCGTGCTCGCGACCACGATGCTCTGGGCGTCCACCATTTTTCCCATGACACCACCGGAACTATTGGCGGCTCCCATCAGGATGGGGCTGATTCCAAGCTGTTCCGAGGTGATCTTTTGGAGGCCTCCGAAGAGGACATTGGATGCGGTGTCCGATCCGGTGAGAGCCACTCCCAGCCATCCCAACAGAGTGCCGAAAAACGGGTACAACGCGCCCGTACCGGCGAGAGCGAGTCCGAGCGTGGCATCCGTACCCGAATATTTCGTCACGTAACCCAGCGCCAGCATGGCGGAAATCGTGAGCAACGAATAGCGAACCTTCCACAGGGTTTCGCCGTAAATGGCCGCCATGCGAGCGGGCGAGTGCCCCATCAACGCGCCTGCCAGCAGGGACGCGAGCAGAATGCCCGAGCCCGTCGCCGAAAGCCAATTGAGGGTGAACACGGCCTTTTCGGCCGGGCCGCCCGCCGGTCCGACCGGCGGTGTTCGCAGGACGACCTCATGCAGGCGGGGCACTTTGAAATCGAAGGAAGAGATGGAGTTGAGGGCCTTCTTGATCTCGGGAACCCCCCAAACGAACACGACCAGGCTGAGAATCATCCAAGGCGCCCATGCTTTGAGGAGAACCGTTCGCGGCGGTGACACTTGCGCGGTGACGGGGGGATCCACCGGAGGCACCTTCATTGGTTTCGGCTGCCAGAACTTCAGCAGGATCGAAACCGCTCCCATGGAGACGATGGAAGAAACGATGTCCACGAGCCACGGTCCATGGAAGTTGGACACGAGGTATTGGGGAATCGCGAAGGAGACCCCGGCGGTGAGCGCGGCGGGCCACACGCCCATCATGCCCCGGAATCCGACGAAGGCCCACACGACCCAGAAAGGCACCAGCAAGGAGAAGAAGGGCAGTTGCCGTCCCACCATCTGGGAAAGCTTCATGAGGTCCATGCCCGTGACGTTATGCAACATCACGATGGGAGTGCCGAGTGCGCCGAACGCGACCGGGGCGGTGTTGGCGATGAGCGAGAGCCCCGACGCGGCGAGGGGCTTGAAGCCCAGTTGAATCAGAATCGCCGCCGTCACGGCGACCGGAGTGCCGAATCCCGCCGCGCCTTCGAAAAAGGCGCCGAAACAGAACGCGACCAAAATGACCTGCACGCGTGGATCCGGCGCCAGCGTGCCAAGGCTTCCGCGCAAGACCTCGAAGAGGCCCTTGTCCACGGTGAGGTGGTAGAGAAAGATGAGATTCAGGATGATCCATCCGATGGGGAAAAGTCCGCTGGCGGCTCCGTAGGCCGTGGTGGCCAGCGCGGTGTCGAGCGGCATGCGGTAGGCAAAGACCGCGATTCCGAAGGCCACCGCCAGCCCCAACGACGAGGCCACATGGATGCGCACGTGGCCCAGGGCGATCGCTCCCAGCAAGACCACGACAGGGATCGCCGCCACCAGCGTCGAGAGCCAGGGATGGCCGAGTGGATCGTAATGCTGCGCCCAAGTCATCAGGCTAGCAGTCCACGAACCACCTCGCCGCCATTGACGGTGGGCCGCTCGTCGCGCGAATTATGAAGGTAAGTCAACTTCTCGTGATCGAGTCCCAGCAGGTGAAGAATGGTGGCGTGAATGTCATGCACGTGAGCGCGGTGCTCGACCGCGCGCAGTCCGATTTCGTCGGTCGTGCCGACCGTCACACCGCGTTGGACGCCGCCTCCCGCCATCCAGATGGTGAAGCCCCAAGGGTTGTGGTCGCGTCCCTTGCCTTTTT
This genomic interval from Verrucomicrobiota bacterium contains the following:
- a CDS encoding DUF456 domain-containing protein, producing MSWDQWLGLALTLGIMGVGLLGCVLPALPGTPLVFAAALAHRLWFGSASATTWVLVILGVLMAASIALDLGAGFLGAKKLGATWKGALGAGVGGLIGLFFSVPGILLGPFIGAVVFEMFAGREWKEASRAGLGAALGLLAGAVGKFACSVAMITLFAGNVVWRAWS
- a CDS encoding RluA family pseudouridine synthase → MAESEPTFTRIEWPKSLPGGRLDQALREHLPSVSRGTVRRLIQEGHLRVNGAPVKPTYSPRAGDQVEISWPAPRPAVAQPQAIPLEILFEDEHLIVLNKSAGIAVHPSAGHDEHTLVNALLHYCEGKLSGIGGVARPGIVHRLDLETSGCLIVAKDDLTHIHLARQFAERTVRKYYLALVCGDVVKDAGEIRAAIARHVSHRKRMAVAIGEGREARTGYEVVERFRSATLVRVQLFTGRTHQIRVHFQHLGYPLVGDEVYGKRQHQRFTEATGIEVNRQMLHALEISFTHPATQRSMKFSAPWPADLGNVLARLRENRNRLS
- the lgt gene encoding prolipoprotein diacylglyceryl transferase; translation: MHPIAFEIAGFPIHWYGLLMAAGLVAGLWTAARRAARIGLSPDLVQEASFWILIGTLAGARGWYVATYWKEEFAGGPWTEIFNLRSGGLVFYGGLLGASLAVAIFARRRRLPLWNLADALAPSIALGHSFGRGGCLMTGCCYGRPTDVPWRIHFPADHWTKGVGVHPTQIYEMGLNLALFAVLSWRFRHRQFAGQIFGEYLMAYAVLRAVVEVYRGDYAERLLVAGLKPGQWVSVAIFIAGTALWTWRRRAPSEGVPAEPKHG
- a CDS encoding L-lactate permease, whose translation is MTWAQHYDPLGHPWLSTLVAAIPVVVLLGAIALGHVRIHVASSLGLAVAFGIAVFAYRMPLDTALATTAYGAASGLFPIGWIILNLIFLYHLTVDKGLFEVLRGSLGTLAPDPRVQVILVAFCFGAFFEGAAGFGTPVAVTAAILIQLGFKPLAASGLSLIANTAPVAFGALGTPIVMLHNVTGMDLMKLSQMVGRQLPFFSLLVPFWVVWAFVGFRGMMGVWPAALTAGVSFAIPQYLVSNFHGPWLVDIVSSIVSMGAVSILLKFWQPKPMKVPPVDPPVTAQVSPPRTVLLKAWAPWMILSLVVFVWGVPEIKKALNSISSFDFKVPRLHEVVLRTPPVGPAGGPAEKAVFTLNWLSATGSGILLASLLAGALMGHSPARMAAIYGETLWKVRYSLLTISAMLALGYVTKYSGTDATLGLALAGTGALYPFFGTLLGWLGVALTGSDTASNVLFGGLQKITSEQLGISPILMGAANSSGGVMGKMVDAQSIVVASTATNWYGHEGAILRYVFFHSIALAALVGLLVTLQAYVPPFTSMVVK